The Aedes aegypti strain LVP_AGWG chromosome 3, AaegL5.0 Primary Assembly, whole genome shotgun sequence genome contains a region encoding:
- the LOC5571084 gene encoding apolipophorin-3, with the protein MAKLMFMILAVCLVQVTLARVTREAPAQPEENTFFKTLSLIQQKAHDALTGLNQSVLKSLGFQSNDEVVETIQKNTNKYVEQLKTVQASLDEELKKHSGILDPVVKQLNEKIEETRKSLTEKNPELVQKAQEYQESVQTRIQSLLTEAQKTGEQLKESSRGATEQVQTALKQLYDATVDTLQKTVKELEPTKQDQP; encoded by the exons ATGGCAAAGTTGATGTTTATGATTCTGGCTGTTTGCCTTGTTCAG GTTACTTTGGCGCGTGTAACTCGCGAAGCTCCAGCTCAGCCAGAGGAGAATACTTTTTTCAAAACGTTGAGCTTAATTCAACAGAAAGCCCATGATGCGTTAACTGGCCTAAATCAAAGTGTTTTGAAATCTCTGGGATTCCAGTCAAACGACGAAGTTGTGGAAACCATCCAGAAGAACACCAATAAATACGTAGAACAACTGAAAACCGTCCAGGCATCACTTGACGAAGAACTGAAGAAGCACTCAGGCATTTTGGACCCCGTTGTTAAGCAACTGAACGAAAAGATCGAAGAAACTAGGAAGTCTCTCACCGAAAAGAACCCCGAGCTGGTGCAGAAGGCTCAGGAATATCAAGAATCTGTTCAGACTAGAATTCAGTCGCTGTTGACAGAGGCACAGAAAACCGGAGAACAATTGAAAGAATCTAGCCGAGGTGCTACCGAACAAGTGCAAACAGCTTTAAAGCAATTGTACGACGCAACGGTTGACACGTTGCAGAAGACCGTTAAGGAGTTGGAGCCAACCAAGCAGGACCAGCCATAA